The proteins below are encoded in one region of Festucalex cinctus isolate MCC-2025b chromosome 2, RoL_Fcin_1.0, whole genome shotgun sequence:
- the LOC144013524 gene encoding beta-1,3-galactosyltransferase 1-like, with protein MPSKVSCLYLLTVVCWASALWYLSVSRPSTSYVGQLNIPIRKAPKLNKNTTFANYRTRSLNPHDFGYLINDAKKCEAETPFLVILISTTHKEFDARQAIRETWGDESTFPDVRVVTLFLLGRSADAVLNHMVEQESQIFHDIVVEDFIDSYHNLTLKTLMGMRWVATYCSKAQYVLKTDSDIFVNMENLIYNLLKPTTKPRRRYFTGYVINGGPIRDMRSKWYMPRDLYPDSKYPPFCSGTGYVFSADVAELIYQTSLHTRLLHLEDVYVGVCLRKLGIHPFQNSGFNHWKMAYSLCRYRRVVTVHQISPEEMHRIWNDMTSKKHLKC; from the coding sequence ATGCCTTCTAAGGTTTCCTGTTTGTACTTGCTGACCGTGGTTTGCTGGGCAAGTGCTCTTTGGTACCTGAGCGTGTCCCGCCCGTCCACTTCCTATGTGGGCCAGCTGAACATCCCGATCCGGAAGGCGCCCAAGCTGAACAAGAACACCACCTTCGCCAACTACCGCACTCGCTCTCTGAATCCGCACGACTTCGGCTACCTCATCAACGACGCCAAGAAGTGCGAGGCGGAGACCCCCTTTCTGGTCATCCTGATAAGCACCACTCACAAGGAATTTGACGCGCGGCAGGCCATAAGAGAGACGTGGGGTGATGAGAGTACATTTCCCGACGTGCGCGTGGTCACGCTCTTCTTGCTGGGGCGCAGCGCGGACGCCGTCCTCAACCACATGGTGGAGCAGGAGAGCCAGATCTTTCATGACATTGTTGTTGAGGATTTTATTGACTCTTACCACAACCTGACGCTCAAGACGCTGATGGGCATGCGCTGGGTGGCCACCTACTGCTCTAAAGCCCAATATGTTCTCAAAACAGACAGCGATATCTTCGTCAACATGGAGAACCTCATCTACAACCTCCTGAAGCCCACCACCAAGCCCAGGAGGAGATATTTCACCGGTTACGTCATCAATGGCGGGCCAATCAGAGACATGCGGAGCAAGTGGTACATGCCGAGAGACTTGTACCCGGACAGCAAGTACCCACCATTCTGCTCTGGCACCGGCTACGTGTTCTCGGCAGACGTGGCCGAGCTCATCTACCAAACCTCGCTGCACACCAGGCTGCTCCATCTGGAGGATGTGTACGTGGGCGTGTGCCTGCGTAAGCTGGGCATCCACCCCTTCCAGAACAGCGGCTTCAACCACTGGAAAATGGCTTACAGCCTGTGCCGCTACCGCCGGGTGGTCACCGTCCACCAGATCTCCCCCGAGGAGATGCACCGCATTTGGAACGACATGACCAGCAAGAAACACCTTAAATGTTAG